The following proteins are co-located in the Cutaneotrichosporon cavernicola HIS019 DNA, chromosome: 3 genome:
- a CDS encoding uncharacterized protein (TRAPP trafficking subunit Trs65), whose translation MPSLEPYFHAAQLDIVVPVGGVAPPPSDARERAAWWAGVTAQPGRDTVFLDEKVSYAVSLRLPTNALPTNALPTNALPTNALPTSSPNPSPPGTPPELSALTKHLHMTATVSFLPPLGPPVGFERRGSLAPPPPVGKDTTPPPVGKDTTPKGSPTKQRPSPISPPRLATPQAAAGTHAGLTLNLPNIPLPHTPHTPHAIPPTPTSAAHQPSRPPVTESGVGGPPLTPRPVPAMSPGAEEYADLEGVTVWEGEVAVDGSRPTLVHTDEGWVAVWVGEMNVVYVRTQIANPVLGITASATLRAKPRKVVSDTASIRSVATTASVQTEDVGVDDGDDDEEEHIDLAHMEEVDLLGGLAATPVPSSRLGPTLMEDMSISIPPSRTPRPQSIPSAAPIQLSVSAGTTMRKSFRRVLGLSPGLRVRMRTLFLPQLLPPGAAADESEDSVERKIVVCVEIENGADSSEYAFEVEQVAVEVGGKGAKATAELVCQPGTTVRKPSSSSPPRTPAPDTVFPLQLAAHEQYNLLYAVTIASSPGSTEVARHKGEENRVVAIVLTGRPYRLESGAKTFPTAPFHSRWNCNLDLGPFYSTLPPAPPPPPAPKQNRPTLKVAAPTLNAIAGDRRYALANLLPDDRRVVTNPGRPNGHHPSQVVSGRVMSGRYAGDGHGLLVSVRLLPGEEGGIVPAPLTPDTTGTIYALDTFSIEVFVHNRTDTVRRFRLAVPAREADTRIRDLWSVRRRRRADEATYGVDDAVLGAMLAQYEAAAPALVALETDVRCGPLLPGASLAARIRFLALRDGVHRIERLRLTGMEGDFDFDISPVLEVVVAAR comes from the exons ATGCCCTCTCTCGAGCCATACTTCCACGccgcccagctcgacatCGTCGTCCCGGTGGGTGGTGTTGCGCCTCCACCGTCCGACGCCCGTGAGCGTGCGGCATGGTGGGCGGGCGTGACGGCGCAACCCGGGCGCGATACAGTGTTCCTCG ACGAGAAGGTGTCCTACGCCGTCTCGCTGCGCCTTCCCACCAACGCGCTCCCCACCAACGCGCTCCCCACCAACGCGCTCCCCACCAACGCGCTCCCCACCTCCAGTCCCAATCCCAGTCCACCAGGGACACCCCCCGAACTCTCCGCCCTCACGAAACACCTGCATATGACGGCCACCGTGTCGTTCCTGCCTCCCCTTGGCCCTCCAGTGGGCTTTGAGAGACGGGGTAGCCTCGCACCGCCCCCGCCAGTGGGCAAGGATACAACGCCCCCGCCAGTGGGAAAAGATACAACGCCGAAGGGATCGCCGACGAAACAACGGCCGTCGCCTATCTCCCCCCCGCGGTTGGCGACCCCACAAGCCGCGGCCGGGACACATGCTGGTTTGACGCTCAATCTCCCCAATatccctcttcctcacaCCCCTCACACCCCCCACGCCATCCCGCCCACCCCTACGTCTGCCGCACACCAACCCAGCCGGCCGCCCGTCACCGAGAGTGGTGTGGGTGGACCACCCCTCACGCCCCGGCCTGTGCCTGCCATGTCAcccggcgccgaggaaTACGCTGATTTGGAAGGGGTGACAGTAtgggagggcgaggtggctGTCGACGGTAGCCGTCCTACCCTCGTACACACCGACGAGGGGTGGGTTGCTGTCTGGGTCGGCGAGATGAATGTTG TGTATGTCCGCACACAAATCGCCAACCCCGTACTAGGGATCACGGCCTCGGCTACACTGCGCGCCAAGCCCCGCAAGGTCGTTTCGGATACTGCCAGTATCCGGTCTGTTGCTACGACAGCCAGCGTGCAGACGGAAGAtgttggcgtcgacgacggcgacgacgacgaggaggagcatatcgacctcgcgcacatggaggaggtcgatCTGTTGGGAGGATTGGCTGCGA ccccggtgccgtcgtcgcgcctTGGACCTACGCTTATGGAGGACATGTCCATTTCGATCCCGCCGAGCAGAACACCCCGACCGCAGTCTATcccctcggccgcgccgaTACAACTATCGGTCAGCGCCGGCACGACCATGCGCAAGTCGTTCCGTCGCGTGCTGGGACTCTCCCCGGGTCTGCGGGTGCGCATGCGcaccctcttcctcccacAGCTCCTCCCGCCTGGGGCGGCAGCTGACGAGTCAGAGGACAGCGTTGAGCGTAAAATTGTCGTCTGCGTCGAGATTGAGAACGGCGCCGATTCGAGTGAATACGCATTCGAGGTGGAGCAGGTggctgtcgaggttggaggTAAGGGAGCCAAGGCgacggccgagctcgtctgCCAGCCAGGAACGACAGTGCGCAAGCCTAGctcgtcatcgccgccaCGTACACCAGCTCCAGATACCGTGTTcccgctccagctcgcTGCGCACGAGCAGTACAACCTGCTGTACGCAGTGAcgatcgcgtcgtcgcccgGATCGACCGAGGTCGCGCGACACAAGGGTGAGGAGAACCGGGTCGTCGCGATTGTCCTCACTGGCCGCCCCTACCGCCTCGAGTCTGGGGCCAAGACGTTCCCCACAGCCCCCTTCCACAGCAGGTGGAACTGCaacctcgatctcggcccGTTCTACTCGACGCTTCCgcccgccccgccgcctcctcctgcgccAAAGCAGAACCGACCAACTCTCAAGGTCGCTGCGCCGACTCTGAACGCTATTGCAGGTGACAGGCGGTACGCGTTAgccaacctcctcccagACGACAGGCGGGTAGTGACCAATCCGGGGCGCCCGAACGGCCACCACCCAAGCCAGGTGGTCTCTGGGCGCGTCATGAGCGGCCGCTACGCCGGCGACGGGCACGGTCTCCTCGTTTCTGTTCGCCTCCTCCCtggggaagaggggggaaTTGTACCAGCCCCTCTGACGCCAGACACGACGGGGACAATCTACGCCCTCGACACATTCAGCATTGAGGTGTTTGTGCACAACCGCACCGACACGGTGCGGCGATTCCGCCTCGCGGTTCCTGCGCGGGAAGCGGACACGCGTATCCGCGACCTTTGGTCGGTGCGGCGGAGACGCcgtgccgacgaggcgacgtacggtgtcgacgacgcggtgcTCGGGGCCATGTTGGCGCAATACGAGGCTGCTGCACCGGCGCTGGTGGCTCTGGAGACTGACGTGCGGTGCGGCCCGCTGCTGCCTGGGGCGAGCCTGGCTGCGCGGATCAGGTTCCTTGCGCTGCGGGATGGGGTGCATCGCATcgagcggctgcggctgacGGGCATGGAGGGCGACTTTGACTTTGACATCTCGCCAGTGCTCGAGGTGGTGGTTGCGGCGAGGTAG
- the RRP5 gene encoding uncharacterized protein (Suppressor of forked protein (Suf)): MGPPKTSKKRAADSPAGNAKKARTDVPAPRAAPAFTSALQAEEVDFPRGGGTTLTPLEVKQVRAEGRAEADAESGKPKPRKISERHAKRLKKVSGASDAARIERDKDTIRVEELSYKRLVQGTLVLGRVHTVLPLHLVVSLPNNLLAHVPITEVSNTLTAALNKEMNAEDEDVEMDDEEDEGGAPELPEMFVPGQYVAAKVLNAFPTASQAFVAQYPVSETTRLAARIELTLIPEKINNEVAKPDLTDGFRITGEVLSKEDKGYRVGLGLGEAAPGVEGFISNDEVEGELIPGQLLPSIVKKATAGGRVLQLSTDPQTLIHSCLTEVSNIGSLLPGSLVSSLITAVVPSGLNVKICGFYDGTIDLAHLSLGEDEIDSRFKIGKKLKARILYDTVAAGERRFALSVLPHIFNLSSPLTANKVALEEAVPIGKTLASVKITRVIPDWGVVARTDDGVEGFCHISHLTDERLASLSHSTVQFKAGTYHRARVIGHSPLDGVLLLSFEPRVLSQVFMDVGELQVGQVLKGTVKRLSDKGLFVNVQGSVDGVVWPLHYADIRLKHPEKRFKPGTSVKARVWALEPARNRVVLTLKKSLVDSDLPAPKTFEDVTAGEITPAVVSKLLDKGCIVDLFGGLRAFVPQSEAAQGFVANLADIFYVGKPVTVRITNIDADAGKLVASVRQALPTAVAAEKLEVGAAVKGVVAQIHAEQVVVSLVPSQLTALLSLANLSNHRGMGVDELRRTLKTGEKLDDLVVVSKNEKSGLLIVANKREQKVPSGVSAAARSFDDLQVGDVVPGRVVGKTPAGAMLRIGKHIRGRVHPCDEADDLSNASGTGALRVDDNVLCAILAVDTGARTVDLSTRKSRVNPDLKVKVADPEITSFGDLKDGQAVRGLVRSITPAGLFVSLGRNITARVMIKELFDDFVKDWKPRFEINQLVSGKILTVTDDRAEMTLRTKPRKAEKAGKLRISDFSEGQKVTATVKKVETYGLFLRIDGSDVSGLCHKSEIADNKKTDVAAALKGFREGDAVRAVIVSVDKEKGRVNFSIKASHFADEFGEKEEEGEDEEDEAMDEDAEGGEDEEDEDEDEDGDGSDKEDEDEEDADSDAELGLMDSDDDDVVRLEGDDEDAEDEEEIDTAPAGSSMAQKKISTAGPMTVGGFDWAGKVDDADSDSDSESSSEVAAAAPKKKGKGKIDLTADAASARPQSESEFERALLASPNSSYLWIQYMSFLLSLHEVDRARSLGRRALDRIAFREEGEKLNVWMALVNLELGFGTPESADKVFREAVQFNDGRAVFTRYIDALIAAGKDASLIEATFNKMLKKYSAFPETWARFAEFYYTTNVDKARSLLPRALQSLAKSEHIDATKRFALLEYKSGSAERGKTLFEGILDRHPRRLDVWNVYVDAAGRAGDMATVRALVDRALGSKMNAKRAKFVFKKWLALESRAGDKAGMDKAKARAREWVAENAKVESGSEESGSEKSGSEGESEDEDEDESDDE; this comes from the exons ATGGGACCACCAAAAACAAGCAAGAAGCGGGCAGCCGACAGCCCCGCCGGcaacgccaagaaggctCGTACCGATGTGccggcgccgcgcgccgctccgGCCTTCACTTCGGCGTTGCAGGCGGAAGAGGTCGACTTTCCGCGCGGGGGCGGGACGACTCTGACGCccctcgaggtcaagcaGGTGCGGGCGGAGGGGCgagccgaggccgacgccgagagcgGTAAGCCCAAGCCCCGCAAGATTTCGGAACGTCACGCCAAGCGCCTCAAGAAGGTCAGTGGCGCTAGCGATGCCGCACgcatcgagcgcgacaaggATACCATccgagtcgaggagctcTCCTACAAGCGCCTGGTGCAGGGCACGCTTGTTCTTGGACGCGTACACACTGTTCTTCCCCTGCACCTGGTCGTGAGCTTGCCCAACAACTTGCTTGCACATGTTCCGATTACCGAGGTTTCGAACACGCTTaccgccgcgctcaacaAGGAGATGaatgccgaggacgaggatgtcgagatggacgacgaggaggatgagggcggcgcgcccgAACTACCCGAGATGTTCGTGCCGGGACAGTATGTTGCTGCCAAGGTGCTCAACGCTTTCCCGACTGCTAGCCAGGCGTTTGTCGCCCAGTACCCCGTTTCCGAGACGACTAGGCTCGCAGCACGCATTGagctcaccctcatccccgaGAAGATCAACAACGAGGTCGCAAAGCCCGACCTCACCGATGGGTTCCGCATCACTGGCGAGGTCCTCAgcaaggaggacaagggATACCGTGTCGGCCTGGGTCTTGGCGAAGCCGCACCGGGCGTCGAAGGCTTCATCAgcaacgacgaggtggagg gcgAACTCATTCCGGGACAGCTCCTTCCCTCGATTGTGAAGAAGGCGACGGCTGGCGGGCGCGTTCTTCAGCTCAGCACCGACCCGCAGACGCTGATCCACTCGTGCCTCACCGAGGTGTCCAACATCGGCTCGCTGCTGCCTGGCTCGCTCGTGAGCTCCCTCATCACGGCCGTCGTTCCCTCAGGCCTCAATGTCAAGATCTGTGGATTCTACGACGGGAccatcgacctcgcccacctcAGCCtgggggaggacgagatcgacaGCCGCTTCAAAATCGGCaagaagctcaaggcgcGTATCCTGTACGACACTGTCGCTGCCGGCGAGCGGCGCTTCGCCCTCTCGGTGCTCCCCCACATCTTCAacctctcgtcgccgctcacTGCCAACAAAgtggcgctcgaggaggccgtgCCCATCGGCAAGACGCTTGCGAGCGTCAAGATCACGCGCGTCATCCCAGATTGGGGTGTTGTCGCGCgcaccgacgacggcgtcgagggtTTCTGCCACATCTCTCACCTCACCGACGAGCGACTCGCCTCTCTGTCCCACAGCACAGTCCAGTTCAAGGCCGGCACGTACCACCGTGCGCGCGTGATTGGGCACTCTCcgctcgacggcgtgctGCTCCTCAGTTTTGAGCCGCGCGTCCTCTCACAGGTGTTTAtggacgtcggcgagctccaGGTCGGCCAGGTGCTCAAGGGCACCGTCAAGCGACTGAGCGACAAGGGCTTGTTTGTGAATGTGCAGGGgagcgtcgacggcgtcgtctGGCCCCTCCACTACGCCGACATCCGCCTCAAGCACCCCGAGAAGCGCTTCAAGCCCGGCACAAGCGTCAAGGCGCGCGTGTGGGCCCTCGAGCCGGCACGCAACCGCGTCGTCCTGACTCTCAAGAAGAGCCTCGTCGATTCCGACCTCCCCGCACCCAAGACGTTTGAGGACGTCACTGCTGGCGAGATCACGCCTGCCGTCGTGtccaagctcctcgacaagggtTGTATCGTCGACCTGTTTGGCGGGCTGCGCGCGTTCGTACCCCAgtccgaggcggcgcagggcTTTGttgccaacctcgccgacatCTTCTACGTTGGCAAGCCCGTCACCGTCCGCATCACCAACATCGATGCCGACGctggcaagctcgtcgctTCGGTGCGCCAGGCGCTCCCAACCGCCGTGGCTgccgagaagctcgaggtcggggcGGCTGTCAAGGGTGTCGTCGCCCAGATCCACGCCGAGCAGGTCGTCGTCTCGCTCGTCCCGTCGCAGCTCACTGCGCtgctctcgctcgccaacctctccaACCACAGAGGCATGggtgtcgacgagctccgcCGCACCCTCAAGACTGGGGAGAAGCTTGacgaccttgtcgtcgtctcgAAGAACGAGAAGAGCGGTCTCCTGATCGTCGCCAACAAGCGCGAGCAGAAGGTACCCTCTggcgtctcggccgccgcgcgctcctTTGACGACCTGCAGGTCGGCGATGTCGTGCCCGGCCGCGTGGTCGGTAAGACGCCCGCCGGCGCAATGCTCCGCATCGGCAAGCACATCCGCGGCCGCGTGCACCCAtgcgacgaggccgacgacctcTCCAACGCTTCCGGTACCGGTGCCCTCCGCGTTGACGACAACGTGCTGTGCGCGATCCTGGCCGTTGACACCGGCGCGCGCACCGTCGACCTGTCGACACGCAAGAGCCGCGTCAACCCCGACTTgaaggtcaaggtcgccgaccccgagatCACCTCCTTCGGTGACCTGAAGGACGGCCAGGCTGTTCGGGGCCTCGTGCGCTCCATCACCCCTGCCGGCCTCTTCGTCAGCCTGGGACGTAACATCACCGCCCGCGTCATGATCAAGGAGCTCTTTGACGATTTCGTCAAGGACTGGAAACCGCGGTTCGAGATCAACCAGCTTGTTTCGGGCAAGATTTTGACTGTGACAGACGACCGGGCCGAGATGACCCTCCGCACCAAGCCTCGCAAGGCTGAGAAGGCGGGCAAGCTCCGGATTTCCGACTTTAGCGAGGGCCAGAAGGTCACCGCTACCGTTAAGAAGGTCGAGACGTATGGCCTCTTCCTGCGGATTGACGGGTCGGACGTTAGCGGGTTGTGCCACAAGAGCGAAATTGCGGATAATAAGAAGACGGACGTTGcggccgcgctcaaggGGTTCCGCGAAGGTGATGCTGTGCGCGCTGTCATTGTTTCAgtcgacaaggagaagggacGCGTCAACTTTAGCATCAAGGCTAGCCACTTTGCCGACGAGTTtggggagaaggaggaggagggggaggatgaggaggatgaggcgatggatgaggatgcggagggtggcgaggacgaggaggacgaggacgaggacgaggacggggacggctccgacaaggaggacgaggacgaggaggatgccgattccgacgccgagctcggcctcatggacagcgacgacgatgacgtcGTGCGCCTCGAaggcgacgatgaggacgccgaggacgaggaggag atcGACACCGCGCCCGCCGGCTCTTCCATGGCGCAGAAGAAGATCTCCACCGCCGGACCCATGACTGTCGGCGGCTTTGACTGGGCCGGCAAAGTCGACGACGCAGACTCTGACTCTGACTCTgagtcgtcgtccgaggtcgcggccgccgcccccaagaagaagggcaagggcaagatcGACCTGAcggcggacgcggcgtCTGCCCGCCCCcagtccgagtccgagttTGAGCGTGCTCTCCTTGCATCCCCGAACAGCTCGTACCTCTGGATCCAGTACATGTCGTTCCTTCTCTCTctgcacgaggtcgaccgTGCCCGTTCGCTTGGccggcgcgcgctcgaccgcatcgccttccgcgaggagggcgagaagctCAACGTGTGGATGgcgctcgtcaacctcgaaCTGGGCTTCGGCACCCCCGAGAGCGCAGACAAGGTCTTCCGCGAAGCGGTGCAATTCAACGACGGCCGCGCAGTCTTCACTCGCTACATTGACGCCTTAATCGCGGCGGGCAAGGACGCCTCTCTAATCGAAGCAACCTTTAACAAGATGCTCAAGAAATACTCGGCCTTTCCCGAGACGTGGGCGCGCTTCGCCGAGTTCTACTACACGACCAACGTGGACAAGGCGCgttccctcctcccgcgcGCCCTCCAGTCTCTTGCCAAGTCTGAACACATTGACGCGACCAAGCGCTTCGCATTGCTCGAGTACAAGTCGGGCTCGGCTGAGCGCGGCAAGACCCTGTTTGAGGGTATCCTCGACCGCCACCCGCGCCGATTGGACGTGTGGAACGTGTACGTCGACGCAGCGGGCCGGGCGGGGGATATGGCCACTGTTCGGGCTCTGGTCGACCGCGCCTTGGGGAGTAAGATGAACGCAAAGAGGGCAAAGTTCGTCTTCAAGAAGTGGCTGGCGCTCGAGTCTAGGGCTGGCGATAAGGCTGGTAtggacaaggccaaggcgcgcgCTAGGGAGTGGGTCGCGGAGAACGCAAAGGTCGAGTCGGGGAGTGAGGAGAGTGGGAGTGAGAAgagtgggagtgagggggagagcgaggacgaggacgaggacgagagcgacgacgagtag
- a CDS encoding uncharacterized protein (Sgf11 (transcriptional regulation protein)), translated as MPGDPEIRALAEAIFADLLADQVLTTTIAAHREVKRGQAVCATCGTRCRAHVPIALASGASSAVGSREGSPARGITVRPGGYTVGPEKGTGGGTGIGSGSGRIDSSGNAFFDCLVCGRSVTSNRYAPHLASCLGYSGSTRRGASRMAAAKARLGADGRASPSPYLTGDDSDTESLSGKRKKLLNGNSKRPQWFRAAVYARTTPSVKAGTAADKC; from the exons ATGCCGGGCGATCCAGAGATACGGGCACTC gccgaggccatcTTCGCagacctcctcgcggacCAGGTGTTGACTACGACGATTGCTGCGCACCGGGAAGTGAAGCGCGGGCAGGCCGTGTGTGCGACGTGCGGGACGCG ATGCCGCGCGCATGTCCCGATCGCGCTTGCCAGCGGCGCATCCTCGGCCGTCGGCTCGCGCGAAGGCAGTCCAGCAAGGGGCATAACCGTCCGTCCGGGAGGATACACTGTCGGCCCGGAGAAGGGGACAGGCGGAGGTACGGGGATTGGCAGCGGGAGCGGGCGGATTGATTCATCGGGCAACGCGTTCTTTGACTGCTTGGTTTGCGGGAGAAGT gtcaCCTCGAACCGGTACGCGCCGCACCTCGCCTCCTGCCTCGGTTATTCGGGGAGCACacgacgcggcgcgagcCGCATGGCCGCCGCAAAGGCGAGACTCGGAGCGGATGGACGTGCCAGTCCGTCGCCGTACTTGACGGGCGACGATAGCGATACTGAGTCTCTAAGTGGCAAGCGGAAGA AACTCCTGAACGGAAACAGCAAAC GGCCACAGTGgttccgcgccgccgtctaCGCGCGCACCACACCCTCCGTCAAGGCTGGGACGGCCGCCGACAAGTGCTAA